The DNA region TGCTGCGCGCGCAGGCGGCCGTGGCCGAGGGCGTGGCCCGGGCCGAGCTGCTGGAGCGGCTCGCCGGCCACCTCGAGCGCGCCGGGGACGCGGCCGGCGCCGCCGACGCGCTGCTCGAGGCGCTGGAGGCCGACCCCGAGCGCGACCTCACCTGGTCGTGGCTCCTGTCGGTGGCGGCCGGCGACCCGGCGCGGCTCGCCCGCGCCGAGGCCATCCGCGCCCGCAGCGCCGCCCCCGCCCCCGAGCTGCCGCCGCCCGCCGGGTGGTCGGACGAGGAGATCGCGCTCGCGGCCGAGGCGCCCGGCGCGCTGCCCGCCACGCCGGCGGTGGGCGCCGAGCTCGGGCCGGATCACCCCCTGCCGGTCGCGGAGCTGGCCGCCCGCGGGCGCGCCTGCCTGCAGGCCGCGGAGTGGGAGCCGGCGCGCGCCTGGCTCGCGGAGGCGCTGGCCCGCGACCCGTCGGACCTGACGCTCGCCCGCGACCTCTCGCGCGCCGCCGAGAAGCTGGGCCGCTTCGACGACTACGTGCGCCTGGGCGAGGCCTGCGCCGACGCCATCGCCGCCTACGACCCGCTCGCCGCCGCCGCGCGGCTGCGCCACTTCGCCGAGCTGCTCCGCACCCGGCTCGCCGACCCGGAGCGCGCCGCGGTGATGCTGGAGAAGGCGCTCTCGCTCGTGCCGGACGACCTCGAGGCGCAGCGCGAGCTGCTCGTGGCCCGGGCGGCGCGCCCGGAGACGCAGGCCCGCGCCGCCGAGGGCTGGCTGGAGCTGGCGCGGCGCGATCCCTCCGACGCGACCGCGCTCGCGGAGGCGAGCGCGCTGTGCGCGGACCTCGCGGCCGCCGAGCGGACCGGCGCGGATGCGTCCGCCCGCCTCGCCGAGCGCGCGCGCCTGGCCGCCTCGCTCGCCGCCTTCGCCGATCCGTCGCGCAGCGCGCCCGGCGGGGCGCCGGTGGCCGCGCACCTGCCGGCCGCGCTCCGCGAGCGGGTGGCGGCGCCGGGCGCGAACGGCCCCTGCGCGCGCCTGCTCTCGCTGCTCGCGCCCTGGCTCGAGCCGCTGTTCCCGGCCGACCTCGCCGCCCGCGGCGCCGGCCCGGCCGACCGGCTCGCGCCCGCCGCCGCCCCGGCGCTGCACGCCGCGCTGGAGCGGGCCGCCCGCGCGCTGGAGGCCCGCCCGCACGCGGCGCTCCTGGGCGCCCGCCCCGGGCGCGAGGTGGTGATCGAGAACACCCGCCCGCCCTCGGTGGTGCTGCCGGCCGGGCTCGCGGACCTGCCGGAGGGCGCGCTCGCGTTCCTGGCCGCCCGCACGCTCGACCTCGTCGAGCACGGCTGGGCGCTGCTCGGGAAGTTCGCGCCGCGCGACGCCGCCATCCTGCTCGAGCTGGCCTGCCGCTTCGGCGGCGGCGCGCCGCCCGCCATGGGCCTACCGGCCGCGCACGCCGGCGCGTTCCTCGCCGCGCTGGAGCGGACCGTGCCGGGCGAGGTGAGCGCCACCGCGGCCGCGCTGGCGGGCCCGGCCGCGGCGGAGCTGCGTACCCTCGACCCGCGCGCGCTCGCGGCGGCGGTGCGCCGGACCGCGAACCGGGTGGGCCTGCTGCACGCCGGCGACCCGGGCCACGCCCTGCGCACGCTGGCGCTCCTCGACCGGCGCCTCGACGGCGGGCCGCTCGATCCGGCCGAGGCGCTCGCGCTCCCCGACCTCCGCGACCTCGCGCTCCTGGCCCTGTCGGATCCGTTCGTCGAGCTCCGGCTCGCGGTGCTAGGCTAGCCGGCCCCGTGCCCCGCCGTCCGTCCCACCGCGCGCCGCGCGCGCTCACCCTGGCAACCCTGCTCGCCGCGCTCGGCGCCCCCGCGTGCAACAGCGACGGCGGCGAGGACTGCCCGGGCGAGGTGATCGGCGTGTTCGGCCTGCAGGCCCGCCGGGTGGACGCCTCGACGGCCTGCACGGTGGGGCCTGAGGGCGGCTGGGCCGCGGCGGTGCCGGCGACCATCCCGGCGGAGCTCGCGGCCGATGCGGCGGCGGTGTTCCCGGTGACGCTGGCGCAGGACCCGCGCACCGGCGCGGTGGCGCTCTGCACCGGGCGCGAGCACGAGGCGGTGCTGCGCGGGGCGCGGAGCGGCGACCACGTCCAGGCCTCGGCGGCGGCCGGCGAGGCGGTCCTGAGCGCCTGCGCCGCCACCTGCACCGCGGCGCTCACCGTCGCGATCGAGGGCGACCTCGCGTTCCCGGCGGGCGGGCCGCCGACGCTCGCGGGGACGCTGGTGGAGACCTACGGGGCGACCGGCGGCGCGTGCGCGCCCTGCGTGCTCCCCTGCACCGCGAGCTACGCGTTCACCGCGGTGGCCCGCTAGGATCCGGAGATGGCGAAGGCGACGAGCGAGGCGCGGCGCGCGGTGGTGCTCCTGTCGGGCGGGCTCGACTCGAGCACCTGCCTGGCGGTGGCGCGCGCCGAGGGGCTGGAGGCGCACTGCCTCTCGGTGGACTACGGGCAGCGGCACAAGGGGGAGCTGGCGCGGGCGCGGCGGATCGCGCGGGCGCTCGGCGCCGCCGGCCACCGCGTGGTGAAGGTGGACCTCTCCGCGTTCGGCGGGTCGGCGCTCACCGACGCGGCCATCGCGGTGCCGAAGGGGCGCAGCGAGGCGAGGATGGCCCGGGACATCCCGGTCACCTACGTGCCGGCCCGCAACACGGTGATGCTCTCGCTCGCGCTCGCCCACGCCGAGGTGATCGGCGCGGAGCAGATCTTCGTGGGCGTGAACGCCATCGACTACTCCGGCTACCCGGACTGCCGCCCGGCGTTCCTGCATGCGTTCGAGCGGCTGGCGAAGGTCGCGACCCGGGCCGGCGTGGAGGGGCATCCGCTCCGCATCCGGGCGCCGCTGCTCCGGCTCTCGAAGGCGGGGATCGTCCGGCTGGGCACGAAGCTCGGCGTCCCGTACCGCATGACCCTCTCGTGCTACGACCCGATCCGCGGCCGCGCCTGCGGCCGATGCGATGCCTGCAGCCTGCGCCGAAAGGGATTTGCCGAGGCCGGGGTGCAGGACCCAACTCAATACGCGAAGTGACCGGCCGGAGGGCCGTCGGAGGAGACCCGCAAGGATGCCGCAGATCACGAGGAAGTACCCCGGCAAGAAGGCCGGTGAGATCTACGAGAAGGTGGACGAGGTGATGGAGCGCATCGCCGAGAAGCTCTCCCTCGACTACCAGAAGGACGGCGGCGCGAAGACCGGCAAGGTCTCGAAGATGGGCGTGAGCGGCGCCTACGCGGTGAAGGACGAGGAGGTCGTCATCGACCTCAAGTTCCCGATGCTCGTCCCGGGCTCGATGCGCGACAAGGTCCAGCAGGACATCGAGCGAAAGCTGGACGGGCTGTTCGGGTAGCCCCGCTCGTCCTTCGACAGGCTCAGGACGAGCGAATTCTACCGCTCACCCTGAGCGTAGGCCGGGCCGTCAGGCCCGGCCGGAGTCGAAGGGTCACCCTGAGCGTCCCTCGACTCCGCGCGGCCCTGGCACGATCATCCGCTCACCCTGAGCGTAGGCCGGGCCGCCAGGCCCGGCCGGAGTCGAAGGGTCGGGATGAGCGGGCGGAGCCGAAGGCTCAGTCCAGCGGCACCACGATCGCCCCGGCGCGCTCGTTCATGCGCTCCACCGCGGCGTAGATCGCCTGCAGCGGAGAGTCCCCCGAGCCGGACGCCGACTTGAGCGCCGTCCGGCGGCGCTTCGCGGACGGGCCGGCCACGATGCGGGCGCCGGCGCGGCCATGCAGCGCGTCCGGCCAGACCCGGACCTGCATGCCCGCGCGGTAGAGCGCGAGCAGCACACGTCCCATCTCTGCGGCGACGCGTTCGTCGGCGTAGGTCATCGAGCTTTCCGTGGTGCGATCCCGCCGGGTCCGGCCGCGAGGCATGGCCTCATCCTCCCGGAATCCGGCGTTCGGCTGCGCATCCTAGCGGGGGTGCCTGACAGCGCCAGTTTCCGGCTCCGCCGGTCGGGTGCGGCCGGCCTGGCCAGGCCCCAACAGGCCCCTCGGACGTGGCGCCGCGGCGGCTTCTCGCCCCCGCGCGGCACGGCTACGTTCAGGGTGCATGATCGCGCGCTGGACGAGCTTCGCGGTGGGGCTGGCGCTCCTGCTCGCGCCGCTCGTGCTGGGATACGGCGAGGTCGGGCCGATCCTGCACGACGTGGCGATGGGGCTGCTCGTCTGCATCGGCACGGTCGCGGCGATCGAGTGGCCGCCGGCGCGGTACGCGCTCGCGGCGCCGGCCGCGTGGCTGGTCTGGACCGGCCGCGGCGCCTCCGAGCCCGCCGCCGGCGTGGCCGAGATGACCGCCGGCGCGGCGCTGCTGGTGCTCGCGTTCGTGCCGGGCGCGCGCGCGGTCCCGCGGCTCGGGCGCGTGGGGCGGCCGCAGGAAGACCGGCCGGACCACGCCCGCGCCTGACGCGGTGCTCCGGCCCCGCGCCGGATCGCGCATCGCGTACAATCCGCCCGTGCCCGCCGCCGCCCCCGTCGCGATCGCCCACGCCGGAGCGTCCGCGCGGTGACCCCCCGGCGCGCGAGCCCTCCCGCCGATCCGACGCGGGCCGCGCTCGACGCGCTCGCCGCGCTCGCGCCCGGCGACCAGCTCGCGGTGGCCGCGGCGCACCTGGGCGGCGACCCGCAGCCGGTGCTCGCCCGGCTCGGGCTCCGCGCCGGCTCCGAGCTGGACCCGTCGCCGGAGCGGCTCGACGGCGCGCTGCTGGAGGCGCTCTGCGCGCGGGCGCTGGCCGGCGCCGACGGCGCGGTGTTCACGCCGCCCGCCGAGGCGCGCGCCCTCGCGGCGCTGGGGCTCGCCCACGCGGCCGCGCGGCGGGGCGGGCCGGCGCCGGCGGACGCGGCGGCGGCGCTGCTCGCGGGCCGCCCGCTGCCGGCGCTCTCGCGCGCGCTCGACGGGCTCCTCGTGCTCGACCCGGCCTGCGGCGGCGGCGCGCTGCTCGCCGCGGCCGAGCGGCTGGCGCGCGGCGTGGGCGCCCGGCTGCGGCTCGCCGGGATCGACGTCGCGCCGCTGGCCGCCCGCGCCGCGGCGGCCCGGCTCGCGCTGCTCGGCGCGCGCGCCGACGTCCGCCGCGCCGACGCGCTCGCCGCCCCGTGGCCGGCCGCCGACCTGGTGCTCGCGAACCCGCCGTTCCTGCGGCACGAGCGGCTCGCCGCCGCCGCGAAGGCGCGCGCCGCCGCGGCGAGCGGGCTGGGACGGCAGGCCGACCTCTCCGCGCACTTCGCGGCGGTGGCGCTGCGGCACGCGCCGGTGGCGGCGCTGGTGTGGCCGCGGGCGCTCGACGTGTCCCGCTCGGCCGAGCCGCTCCTCGCCGACGCGCGGGCGCGCGGCGGGTTCGCGGTGCGCCTGCGCTCGCGCGCGGCCGGCAGCTTCGCCGCCTCGGTGGACACCGCGCTCGTGGTCTGGGCGGAGGGCGCCGCCGACGCGCCCGCCGCGGAGGCCTCCGTGCCGCTCGCCGCGCTCTCCGCCGCGGAGCTCTCGGCGCTCGCCCGCGGCGCCGGCGGCCCGCGGGTCCGCCTGCGGCGTCCGCGGCCCGCGGCGGCGCGCGGCGCGGCGCCCCTCGGCGCGCTGTGCGAGGTGCGCTTCGGCACGAAGAGCGGGTGCAACGCGTTCTTCCACCTCGCCCCGCTCGGCGGCGGCCGCTTCGCCTCGCCGCTCGCCGGGGAGGTCCGGCTGGCGCCGGGCGACGTGGTGCCGCTGCTCGCCTCGCTGAAGGAGGCGCGCGCGCCGGAGCTGGCCGAGCCGGCCGGCGTGCTGTTCCGCCCGCCCGCCGCGCCCGGCGCCGCCGCGCGCCGCTACCTCGCGCTCGGCGAGGCCGCCGGCGTGCACCGCCGCCCGAGCTGCGCGGGCCGCTCGCCGTGGTGGCGGCTCGCGCCCGGCCGCGGGCCCGCGCCGCTCCTCTACCCGGCCAAGGTGGGCGCGCGGGCGTTCGCGTTCCTGAACGAGGCGGGGCTGTGGGAGGACAAGAAGTGGCACGCGCTGTTCCCGCGCCCGGGCGCGCCGCCCGCCTGGCAGGTGGCGCTGCTGCTCGGCGCCACGCCCATCCGCCTCGCCGTGGACGAGGGCGCCCGCCAGCTCACCGGGGCGCAGGCCATCGCCGACGTGGACTGCCGCGTGCTCGCGGCCGCGCCGTTCCCGGCGGCGGACGCGATCCGCGCCGAGGCGGCGGAGCTCGCCGCGCTGCGCGCCGCGCTGGCCCGCGATCCCGTCACCACCGACCTGCGGGCCATGCTCGACCGGCCGGCCCAGCGGGCGCTCGATCGGCTGGCAGGGCGCCTGCTCGGCGAGACGGCCGCGGCGGTGGAGCGGCAGCGCGACGCGCTCGCGGAGCGGGTGGCGGCGCGCCTCGCGCACGCGGCCGAGGTGCGGCGGCTGCTGCTGCGGGCCGGGTGAGCCCGGTCAGGCCACGTCGCCGTCCGGCGGCAGCGCGTCCGTCAGCACGTCCGCGGCGCGCCGCGGCAGCGTCGCGACGTAGGCCGTCCCCGCGCGCGTCCGGATGCGCGCGAGCTCGCCGCGGTGCTGCAGCAGGATCTTGCGCGCGGCCGCGAGCCGGAGCGTGCCGACCTGGTCGTCGGCGCCGTCGGGCCTCACGCCGCGCTCGAAGTACGTGACGAACGTGTCGCCGCGGTCGATCGGGCGCGCGAACTGGATGCGCACCACCACGATGTCTTCGTGCGCTCGCCAGCGGAGCCACACCCGCTCGTCCGCCCGGGTCCGCTTCAGCGCGTCCTCGAGCAGGATCGTCACCGCGTAGGTGATCCGGCGCGGATCCCACTCCCCCGCCCCGTCGCGCTCGGCGTCCGGCGCGTACTCGACGACGCGGTCGGGGAACCGGGCCCCGACGTCGTCGAGCGCGCCGCGGCACAGCGCGGCGAGGGTGGTCGGCTGGAGGTCGAGCGGGAAGTCCTCGTGCTCGCCCCCGCGGTTCAGGTTCCGGTCGGCGGCCGGGGCCTGGCGGCCGAGGAGCTGCTCGCTCCCCGGGTTCATCGCGCTGGTCTCGATCGTCACGTCGTGCTCCGGAGCAGGTGACCCGCACCGCGGGCCTGGTTCATGTAGGGAAAGCCCGGCGACGTGAGGAAATTCCGGACCTGTTCCGGCGAACGTGAGCGCCCGCGAGGAGCGTCAGCCCCTCCGGCGCGGCGGGCGAGGGATCCACCGCGGGACGCGGCTCCGAAACGCGTCGTACTCGCCGCCGAACGTCTGCCTGAGCCTGGGCTCCTCGTAGCCGACCACGAACAGGTGGAACGCGAGCCAGACGAGCGCCCCGTACCCGAGCACGCGCAGGTCGCCGAGAAGCAGCCCCTGCCCGGCGATCACCGAGAGGACCGCGACGTACATGGGGTTCCGGACGTATCGGTACAGCCCGCTCACCACGAGGCGCCTGGGCGGGAGGACCGGCGCGGGCGTGCCGAGCCCGCGGATCGCGAAGCGCGCGAACGACTCGAGCACCGCGGCGACGCCCGCGAGGACCAGGATCGCCCCCAGGGCGCGCGCCCCGGTGAACGGGGGCGGCCGCATGCGCCACCCCGCGATCCACCACGGCACCACCCCGGCCACGGTCGCCGGGGCGATGGCGAGGAAGACGAGCGTCCCGAGGAGCGCCATGCGCCGGGACAGCGGGGGGCCGGGCGAGCGGATGGCCAGCGCCTCAGCCCCGCGGCGCCTCGCGCGCCTGGCAGTCCGGGCAGGTCCCCACCAGCTCGTGGTGGTGCGCCTCCAGCCGGAACCCGTACCGCGCGGCCACCTCGCGCTGCAGGATCTCGAACGCCTCGAACTCGAACTCGACCACCTTCCCGCAGCGGGAGCAGACCAGGTGGTCGTGGTGGTGGCGGCCGAAGGTGGTCTCGTAGCTGCGGGCGTCGCCCGCGACGATGGCGGGCTCGAGGATGCCCGCCTCGGCCAGGAGCGGCAGGGTCCGGTACACGGTGGCCTTGGACCCGCGGATCCCGCGCTGCTTCAGGTCCGCGATCAGCTCGTCGATGGGGTAGTGCCCCTGGCGCGCGAGGGCGGCCTCCACGATGGCGGCGCGGGCCTCGGTGAGCCGCAGGTCCCGCTGATGCAGGAACCGCTCGAAGCGCTCCAGCGCCTCGCGCGTGCGCCCGTCCACGCCTTCCGCGCGTCCCCCGCTCACATCGTCATACCTAGCGAGCGGGGGACCCTCCCGTCAACGCGGCCCCGAAATACCCCACGCCCGCCCGGGCGTTCACCAGGGCGCGCGCTCGCCTGCGCGTCCACCGCCCGCCCATCCGATAATGCGGCCCACCGTGCTTCCCTCCTCGACCCCTCCCGCCGCCTTCCGCCCCGTCCTGCTCGCCGCGGCGCTCGCCGCCGCCCTCCTCCCGCCCGCCGCGCTCGCCGCCGATGCGCCCTCCCGCGAGGCGGCCCGGGCGCTCGCCGCCATCGTGGACGGCTCGCCGCTCGCCGGCGCGCGGGTGGGGATCCTCGTCTCGGCGGTGGACACGGGCGAGGTGATCTACGCGCGCGACCCCGACGTGCTGCTCAACCCCGCCTCCAACGTGAAGCTGGTGACGAGCGCCGCCGCGCTGGCGCGGCTCGGCCCCGAGTACCGCTTCGCCACCGAGTTCCTGGTCGAGCCGAAGGGCGGCGCGGCGCGGACGCTCTACGTGCGCGGCAAGGGCGATCCGTCCATCGTGACCGAGCGGCTCTGGGCCATGGCGGGCGACCTCCAGCACCTGGGCGTGAAGCGCGTCGGCGAGCTGGTGGTGGACGAGGGCTTCTTCGACGGCGAGCGGACCGGGCCCGGCTACGACCAGGAGGAGGGCGATCGCGCCTACCTCGCGCCCGCCGGGGCGCTCTCGCTCAACTTCAACGCGGTGGCGGTGCACGTCGGCCCCGGCGACCGGCGCGGCGCGCGCGGCCGGGTCGAGCTCGAGCCGGCGAGCGACTACCTCGAGGTCGAGAACCGCACCACCACCGTGCGCGCAGGCTCGCCGCGGCGCGTGATCATCGAGTCGGTCGCGCGGGGTGGAAAGCAGCGCATCGTGGTGAAGGGGCGCGTGCCGCTCGGCAGCCGGACGCAGCCGCAGTGGCGCCGCATCGAGGACCCGGCGCTCTACCTCGGCCACACGCTGGCGCGGCTGCTCGAGCTGCGCGGGGTGAAGGTGGGGAAGGTGCGCGCCGGCGCGACGCCCGAGGGCGCGCGGCTGGTGCTCGTGGCGCAGTCGGACCCGCTCGGCGAGCTCGTGCGCCGGCTCAACAAGACCTCGAACAACTTCGTGGCCGAGCAGCTCCTGAAGACGCTCGGCGCCGAGGTGAAGGGCGCGCCCGGGACCTGGCCGAAGGGCGTGCAGGTGGTGGAGGAGTTCCTGGCCGAGGCCGGCGTGCCGCGCGGCACGTACGTCATGAAGAACGGCTCGGGCCTCAACGACACGAACCGCTTCAGCGCGCGGCAGCTCGTGACGCTCCTCCGCGCCATGTACGCGCGGTTCCCGCTCCAGCCCGAGTACCTCTCCTCGCTGCCGGTGGCCGGCCGCGACGGCACCATCCGCTGGCGGATGGAGGGCACCGAGGCCGCCGGCCGGCTCCGCGCCAAGACCGGAACGCTCGAGAACGTCACCAGCCTCTCCGGCTACGTGGAGGACGGCGCGCACCGGACGCTCGCGTTCGCGGTGCTGGTGAACGACTACCCGGGCCGCTCCGCCGGCGTGCGCCGCGCGGTGGACGCGCTCGGCGCCGCGCTCGCCGCGAGCGGCGGGCCGCCGGCCGGCCTCGAGGCGGCGGTGGCGCAGGGGAAGGAGCCCGGGCCGGCCGCGGTGGTGGCGGTCGCCGCGACCACCGACCTGGCGCGCTCGGCGCAGCCGTACTACGCGCTCGCCCGCAGCGGCGATCCGCGCAACGAGCCGTTCCTGCGCGGCGCGCTCCGCGCCGAGACCGACCCCGCGCTCCGGCTCGCCATCGCCGAGGCCGCGTACCTGTCCGACCCCGAGGGCGAGGCGGCGCGGCGCAGCTTCCTCGACCTGGTCACCCCCGACGCGCGCGTGCTCGGCCGGCTCTGGTCGGCGATGGGCACCGAGGAGCCGCCGCCCGTCATCCCGTCGATCGCCGAGCTCGCCGGCGAGGGCGTCCCCGAGGCGCTCGCGAAGCTGGTCGAGCTCGCGCCCGCCGCCGCGCTCGACGGCGCGCTCGCGGCCCGCCTCGCCGAGGCGCTCGCCGGCGTGGCCGCGTCCGCGCCCGACGAGCTCGTCCAGGCGCTCCGGGCCGCGCGGGCGTCCGACGCGGACGCCGCCGTCGGCGCGCTCGGCGCCGGGCTGGCGCGCAGCGACGAGCGCGAGCATCCCTTCCCGCCCGCGCTCGCCGCGCTCGCCGGCCGGCAGGACGAGCTCGGGGCCTACGCCCGCACGCTCGGCCCGCGGCTCGAGGAGGCCCGCCACGCCGCCGAGGCGGTCCGCGCCGCGCCGGCGCTCGTGCCCGTCGGCGGGACGGTCGTGCCGGCCTCCGGGCGGTAGGCCGGGGCCCCGGCGTCGCCGATGTCAGGGGGGGCGGCTAGGCTCCAGCCTTCACTCACGACGCCTGCGTCCAGCGCAGGCCACGCAGGGGAGAGCGACGCCATGGTGAACAGGGTCATCCTCGTCGGGAACCTCGGGAAGGATCCGGAGGTCCGGTACACGTCCGGCGGCCAGGCGGTCGCGAACCTCCGCATCGCCACCTCCCGCTCCTGGACCGACAAGCAGTCCGGGCAGCGCAAGGAGGAGACGGAGTGGCACGACGTCGAGGTCTGGGGGAAGCAGGCCGAGCAGTGCGGTGAGTACCTGGCGAAGGGCCGCCAGGTCTACGTCGAGGGCCGCCTCAAGACCGACAAGTGGCAGGACAAGCAGTCCGGCCAGGAGCGGTCGAAGGTGAAGGTGGTCGCCGAGACCGTCCGCTTCCTCGGCGGCGGCGCTGGCGGCGGCGCCGGGCGCGGCGCCGGCGGCCCCGGCCGCCAGCACGGCCCCGACGACGCCCCTCCGGGCGGCTTCGAGGAGCCGGATTCCGGCCCTGGCCCCGGCTTCGGTTCGGGGGGCGGCGCGGGCGGCGGTGGGCCGGACGACATTCCGTTCTAGCCGGCGCGCACCGCGGGCAGCACCGACGGCGGGGGCCTGCTGGCCTCCGCCGTCTTCCGTTCCAGGCGTGGCGCCACGCGGGTTCCGGGGTGCGCGGCTGTCGGCACCGCGCGCATTTGCGGGGTTCGCTGTCCGTGCAATAAGACGGCATGTCCTTCTGGAAGCGATGGCTCGGCCGAGGCGCGGGCACCCCGGAGCCGGCCGGCGAGGCGCCCGAGCCCGAGGTGCCGGAGTTCCCCTATCCGCTGGTCGCCGTCCCGGGCCGCGACGCGGTGGAGGAGTGGCTGCGGCTGCGCGAGCTGTGGCGGCCGGAGGGTGCCTGCCCGGTGCTCCTCGGCCCGCGCGAGCAGGTGGAGTCCGCGCGGGAGGGGCTCGAGGGCGCCGACGTCGCCGCGATGCTGCGGGCCGCCGAGGGGCTCGACGGGCCCGAGGTCCTCGAGCGGCGGCGGCGCGAGGCCGAGGCGGACTACGCCGCCGACCCGTCGGCGCTGCAGGAGAACGGCCTGTTCGTCCCGCAGGGCGAGTGGCCCGCGACGCCGTCGCGCGGCCACCAGCTCGGCGCGCACTGCGACCTCACCACCGACCGCCCGCATCCCGTCGTGTACTTCGCCCGGATCCCGACCGTGCACTCCTGGGAGGCGTTCGCCCACCTGAACTACGGCGCGTGGAACGCGTGCCCCGCGACCGAGGAGCACGTCGCGCTGCACCGCCACTGGCACGAGCGCCACGGGTCGGAGATCTACGCGGTCGCCGGCGACGTGGTGGAGTGCTGGGTGCCGCGCCCGCCCGAGGATCGCGAGGGCGCCGAGGCGCTCGCGCGCGAGCAGTGCCTGTACTGCGACGACATCGTGCACCAGGGCACGCAGACCTTGCTGAACCTCGCCGCCGAGCTGAAGGGCTCGCACGCGTGGTTCTTCTGGTGGGACTGACGGCCGACGCGACGGCCTCGACACGGTCGGGGCTTGCCGCGCGCCCGGACCACGCACAGCGACGCGCGCGCCGCTGCACGCACCCATCGGCACCCCGCGCCACACGGGACGACATCCCGCGACTGCGGCCTTCCCGCGCCGCGCTGGAGTCGCGATCTTGCGTGATAGGCTCGCGCCCTCCCCCGCCACATGGCCACCATCCTCGAGAAGTACGAGCAGATCCTCGCGGCCGACCCCCGGTCGCGCATCTTCGTCGAGCTCGCCCGCGCGCTGCTCGAGCGCGGGCAGCACGCGCGCGCCATCGAGATCTGCCGGCAGGGCCTCGAGCACCACCCGTCCTCCATCCTGGGGCGCGTGATCTGGGGACGGGCGCTCCTCGAGTCGGGTGACACGAAGGACGCGAACGATCAGTTCGAGATCGCCATCGCGGTCGATCCGGGCAGCCCGTACGCGTACAACCTGGTGGGCGAGGCGCTGGTCGCGAAGGGGCTCTTCCGCGACGCGCTGCCCGTGCTCCTGCGGGCCGTGGAGCTGCAGCCGGCGGACGCCCGCGTGCGCGGCTGGCTGGAGCAGGCGAAGCGCGGCGTGCGCGAGGACGGCGCCGCGCCGGGCGCCGAGGACGCGCCCGCGCCGGCGCGCGCCGCCGCGCCGGACGAGGTGACCGAGCCGTACCGGCCGCTCACCGACGAGCCGCCGAAGGCGGAGGTCCCGCCGGAGCTCGAGCCGACCGCGACGTTCGACCTCCCGCCGCGCGCGGCGCCCCGGCCGCGGACGGCCGCTTCACCCACCGTCGCGCCGACGCCCCCGGTGCTGGCGCGCGAGCCGGGCCGGTCGCCGCCGGCCGACGGCGGCGACGCGGCGCTCGAGGCCGCGCTCGCCTTCGACGTCGCCTACCCGCGGAACGCCGCGCTGCCCGCGGACGAGCCGCTCGACGCGCCCGCAGCGCCGGCCAGCGTGGTCGAGCCCCCGGACGCGGACGAGCCGCTGGGCCCGCCCGAGCAGCCGGCGCCTCCGCCCGCGGCGGCGCCTGCGCCGCCCCGCCCGCCGCCCATCCGCGCCACCCCGCCGCCGCTCGCGCGCGACGAGCTGCCCGCGTCGCTGCTCTCGCTCATCCCCGGCCCCCCGCCGCGCGGCGGCGCGCCGACGGGCGCCGCGACGGCAGCGGCGCCCGCGGCCCGCGCCCGTCCGGCGGCCGCGCCGGACGCGGCCGAGGCGGAGCGGATCGCGGCGGAGTACGAGCGCGAGGTGCGCGAGCGCCTGCTCGCCGCGCCCGAGCCGCCCCCCTCCTTCCTGCGCCGCCACCGCCGCGCGGTGCTGGCCGGCGCGGCCGTGTTCGCGCTCCTCGCCGGCGCCGCGGTGTACCTGGTGGTGGACGCGCGCGTCGCCGCCCGGAACGCGGTGGGCGCCGCCGCGCGCGCCCGCGCCGGGCTCGCCCGCGACACCGCCGGCTCGCTCGCCGAGGCGGCGCGGCTGCTCGCCGACGCGCGGCGGATGGGCGCCGGCCCGGAGGTGACCTCGCTCGCCGCGCAGGTCGCGGCGGTGCGCGCCTCCGAGTTCGGCGACGAG from Anaeromyxobacter dehalogenans 2CP-C includes:
- the queC gene encoding 7-cyano-7-deazaguanine synthase QueC, translated to MAKATSEARRAVVLLSGGLDSSTCLAVARAEGLEAHCLSVDYGQRHKGELARARRIARALGAAGHRVVKVDLSAFGGSALTDAAIAVPKGRSEARMARDIPVTYVPARNTVMLSLALAHAEVIGAEQIFVGVNAIDYSGYPDCRPAFLHAFERLAKVATRAGVEGHPLRIRAPLLRLSKAGIVRLGTKLGVPYRMTLSCYDPIRGRACGRCDACSLRRKGFAEAGVQDPTQYAK
- a CDS encoding polyhydroxyalkanoic acid system family protein; translated protein: MPQITRKYPGKKAGEIYEKVDEVMERIAEKLSLDYQKDGGAKTGKVSKMGVSGAYAVKDEEVVIDLKFPMLVPGSMRDKVQQDIERKLDGLFG
- a CDS encoding Fur family transcriptional regulator; amino-acid sequence: MSGGRAEGVDGRTREALERFERFLHQRDLRLTEARAAIVEAALARQGHYPIDELIADLKQRGIRGSKATVYRTLPLLAEAGILEPAIVAGDARSYETTFGRHHHDHLVCSRCGKVVEFEFEAFEILQREVAARYGFRLEAHHHELVGTCPDCQAREAPRG
- a CDS encoding methyltransferase family protein — translated: MALLGTLVFLAIAPATVAGVVPWWIAGWRMRPPPFTGARALGAILVLAGVAAVLESFARFAIRGLGTPAPVLPPRRLVVSGLYRYVRNPMYVAVLSVIAGQGLLLGDLRVLGYGALVWLAFHLFVVGYEEPRLRQTFGGEYDAFRSRVPRWIPRPPRRRG
- a CDS encoding N-6 DNA methylase yields the protein MTPRRASPPADPTRAALDALAALAPGDQLAVAAAHLGGDPQPVLARLGLRAGSELDPSPERLDGALLEALCARALAGADGAVFTPPAEARALAALGLAHAAARRGGPAPADAAAALLAGRPLPALSRALDGLLVLDPACGGGALLAAAERLARGVGARLRLAGIDVAPLAARAAAARLALLGARADVRRADALAAPWPAADLVLANPPFLRHERLAAAAKARAAAASGLGRQADLSAHFAAVALRHAPVAALVWPRALDVSRSAEPLLADARARGGFAVRLRSRAAGSFAASVDTALVVWAEGAADAPAAEASVPLAALSAAELSALARGAGGPRVRLRRPRPAAARGAAPLGALCEVRFGTKSGCNAFFHLAPLGGGRFASPLAGEVRLAPGDVVPLLASLKEARAPELAEPAGVLFRPPAAPGAAARRYLALGEAAGVHRRPSCAGRSPWWRLAPGRGPAPLLYPAKVGARAFAFLNEAGLWEDKKWHALFPRPGAPPAWQVALLLGATPIRLAVDEGARQLTGAQAIADVDCRVLAAAPFPAADAIRAEAAELAALRAALARDPVTTDLRAMLDRPAQRALDRLAGRLLGETAAAVERQRDALAERVAARLAHAAEVRRLLLRAG
- a CDS encoding HAMP domain-containing histidine kinase, encoding MTIETSAMNPGSEQLLGRQAPAADRNLNRGGEHEDFPLDLQPTTLAALCRGALDDVGARFPDRVVEYAPDAERDGAGEWDPRRITYAVTILLEDALKRTRADERVWLRWRAHEDIVVVRIQFARPIDRGDTFVTYFERGVRPDGADDQVGTLRLAAARKILLQHRGELARIRTRAGTAYVATLPRRAADVLTDALPPDGDVA